Part of the Sulfuriflexus mobilis genome is shown below.
GCCGATGTAAAGTTTGGTCATTTTGTACAAAAAAGCGCTACAATGCGCGTCCTTTTAGAGACAGGGAGCGATTCGACAATCGCATGAACGAAGACCGATCTAGTAACGAGCCCACGCAGCGCTCCTGGTTTGAACGACTGGGGCAGGCGCTGATGGGTGAACCTCAGGACCGTGAACAACTCGTCGAGTTGTTACGCGACGCCGAACAGCGCAATCTCCTCAACCCCGATGCCCTCTCCATGATTGAAGGTGTCCTGCAGGTGTCTGAAATGCAGGTCCGTGACATCATGATCCCGCGTTCGCAAATGGTTATTATCGAACGCGAGGCGAAGTTGCAGGAATTCCTGCCGGTTGTCATTGAGGCCGCGCACTCCCGATACCCAGTGATTGGTGATAACAAGGATGAAGTCGTCGGCATGATGCTGGCCAAGGATCTGTTGCCCTTCACCGCCGGTGGCGAGGCCGACAACTTCAACCTGCGCGACATCCTGCGTCCGGCCGTGTTCGTGCCAGAGAGCAAACGCCTTGATGTATTGCTGAAAGAGTTCCGTTCCAGCCGTAACCACATGGCCATCGTCGTCGATGAATACGGCGGTGTCGCCGGTCTGGTCACCATCGAAGACGTGCTTGAACAGATCGTCGGCGACATCGAAGACGAGCATGACTTTGATGAAAACGCCGCTATCCTCAAGCTCAATAACGACGAGTTTACGGTCAAGGCCTTGACCGAGGTCGATGAGTTTAACGAGTACTTTGGCACTAACTACAGCGATGACGAGTTCGATACCATTGGCGGCCTGGTTATGAACAGTTTTGGCCATGTGCCGAAGCGTAATGAGATCGTCATTCTTGGAGAGTGGCAGTTCAGGGTCATGCGCGCCGACAAGCGTCGTGTGCACCTGCTCAAAGTGATACGTCTGCCGGATCAAGCAGATAGCGACGACTGAGCCAGCCTATGCACGCAGTGAGCAAGAGGGCTCAGGCACTCGGTAACAAGCTGCAGAACCTGTTAGCGATGTTGGCGGGGGCACTGAGCGTCGCGGCCTTTGCGCCCTTGAGCCTCTCCGTACTGGCCGTGCTTGGCCTGCTCGGCCTTTTCCTTCTCATCCCCTATGAACAACCCCGTCGTGCCGCCTGGCGGGGTTTTTACTTTGGCCTTGGCCTGTTCGGCGTCGGGACCTCCTGGGTCGTGATCAGCATTCACGAGTTCGGCCATTCACCCCTGCCGTTGGCCGTGGTCATGACACTGTTAATGGTCGTCTATCTGGCGCTGTTTCCGGCGTTGTTTGCCTGGGCCATGGCACGCACGCATGTCAACACCCACCCCTGGCGTTTTGTCCTGCTGGCGCCGGCATTATGGGTGGTGGGTGAATGGCTGCGTGGCAGCCTGTTCACCGGCTTCCCATGGCTGAACATCGGCTACAGCCAGATGGATACCTGGCTGGCGGGTTATGCCCCGCTGCTGGGTATTTATGGCCTCGGTGCCCTGGTGGTCACCACGGCGGCCCTGCTGTTTGTGGTCCGGCAACGGCCCGTACGGGCAACGGTCTGCCTGCTGGCCCTTTGGGGCGGGGGCCTGGCCCTGCAGTCGCAGGAATGGGTCGGCCCTAGCGGTGCGCCGATCCGCGTCAGTCTCTTGCAGGGCAATGTCTCGCAACACGAGAAGTGGCAGCCCGAGGTGCGCGCGCGCACACTCAGCCTCTACGAGCAACTGACCGAGCAGCACCTGGACAGCGACCTGATCATCTGGCCGGAGACGGCCGTGCCGGCGTTTTATCACGCCGTGGCCGAGAATTACCTCGCCGATATCCTCAATAGAGCAGGCGAGAGCCAGACCGACCTGCTCATAGGCGTGCCCATCAGGCAGGCCAGTGCCGACCCGGAACGGCCGCGTTACTACAATAGCGTGGTCGCACTCGGCGGCCAGTTTGCGGTCTACCACAAACAACATCTGGTACCGTTTGGTGAGTACGTGCCGCTGGGTGATGTGCTGCGCAGTATCGGTGGTGTCTTCAACCTGCCGATGTCGGATTTTTCGTCCGGTGGCCTGCAGGCCCCGCTGAATGTCGCCGGGCAACAGGCGGCGATCACGATCTGTTACGAGATCATCTTTGCTGAAGAAGTGCGCAAAAATATCGCCGCGGCGACGCTGCTAGTGAACGTCAGTAACGACGCCTGGTTTGGCCGCTCGCTGGCACCGCCGCAGCACTTTGAGATGGCACGCATGCGCGCCCTGGAAACCGGTCGGCCGCTGTTACGGGCCACCAATACGGGTATCACTGCCTTTGTCGATCACCGTGGCCGGGTGCAACAACAGGCACCGACCTTTAGCGTGCAGGTTCTCAGCGGCAGTGTGCAGCCTATGCAGGGCGTCACGCCTTATGTGCGTTATGGCAATGCCCCGGTCATGGCGCTGGCGCTGTTGTCCCTGCTCAGCGTCCTTAGCCTGGCGGCCTGGCGCGAACGCCACCGGGCAATGCAATAATCCGCCATACGCGAGCTTGCACTTTTATGCCTGTGGCATAAGCTGTATAAATAACAACAAGATTATAAATTATTAAAGAGGGCGGGATATGACTCCGGAAGCAATGGGTTTGTCACCAGTAATGATGGTACTGATAGGCGTGCTTGGCATTGTCACGCTGGTGAGCTTTATCTGGACCGTGGTGATCGCCTTCAAGGAACACGTCCTCTGGGGCTTTGGTGTGCTGTTCGTGCCACTGGTCATAGTCGTCTTCGGTATCATGTACTGGGACAAGGCCAAAAAACCCTTCCTGACCTATATCATCGCCTCCATCATCATGGGCGTGGTGTACTTCAGGATCTTCTACGCCATGTTTCAGCAGGCCGGGGTCATGGACCTGAATAGCCAGGTGCAGAGTGGCCAGATCACCGAGCAGGA
Proteins encoded:
- a CDS encoding HlyC/CorC family transporter — translated: MNEDRSSNEPTQRSWFERLGQALMGEPQDREQLVELLRDAEQRNLLNPDALSMIEGVLQVSEMQVRDIMIPRSQMVIIEREAKLQEFLPVVIEAAHSRYPVIGDNKDEVVGMMLAKDLLPFTAGGEADNFNLRDILRPAVFVPESKRLDVLLKEFRSSRNHMAIVVDEYGGVAGLVTIEDVLEQIVGDIEDEHDFDENAAILKLNNDEFTVKALTEVDEFNEYFGTNYSDDEFDTIGGLVMNSFGHVPKRNEIVILGEWQFRVMRADKRRVHLLKVIRLPDQADSDD
- the lnt gene encoding apolipoprotein N-acyltransferase, whose translation is MSKRAQALGNKLQNLLAMLAGALSVAAFAPLSLSVLAVLGLLGLFLLIPYEQPRRAAWRGFYFGLGLFGVGTSWVVISIHEFGHSPLPLAVVMTLLMVVYLALFPALFAWAMARTHVNTHPWRFVLLAPALWVVGEWLRGSLFTGFPWLNIGYSQMDTWLAGYAPLLGIYGLGALVVTTAALLFVVRQRPVRATVCLLALWGGGLALQSQEWVGPSGAPIRVSLLQGNVSQHEKWQPEVRARTLSLYEQLTEQHLDSDLIIWPETAVPAFYHAVAENYLADILNRAGESQTDLLIGVPIRQASADPERPRYYNSVVALGGQFAVYHKQHLVPFGEYVPLGDVLRSIGGVFNLPMSDFSSGGLQAPLNVAGQQAAITICYEIIFAEEVRKNIAAATLLVNVSNDAWFGRSLAPPQHFEMARMRALETGRPLLRATNTGITAFVDHRGRVQQQAPTFSVQVLSGSVQPMQGVTPYVRYGNAPVMALALLSLLSVLSLAAWRERHRAMQ